The following is a genomic window from Thermostichus vulcanus str. 'Rupite'.
CATTTTCTTGGATGATGTGCTGATCAGTGCGCCAGTGGTGGGAGCGGAGTTTGCCCGTACTGGCATTACTGGCGGAACAGCCGTGATTACAGGAAATTTTTCGGTGGAAACCGCCAACGATCTGGCGGTCAAACTGAAAGCAGGAGCCTTGCCGGCCCGCATCCAGGTGATTGAAAACCGCACCGTCGGGGCCACCCTTGGGGAGGTGAGTGTGCGGCAAAGCCTCTATGCCGGCATCGGGGGTATTGTGCTGGTATTTATCTTTATGGTGGCTTACTATCGGTTGCCGGGGTTAATTGCCGATGTGGCGCTGTTGATTTATGCCCTCTGCACCTTTGCGTTGTTCCAGTTGCTCGGGGTAACCATGACCCTGCCGGGGATCGCGGGCTTTATTCTCAGTATTGGGATGGCGGTGGATGCCAACGTGTTGATTTTTGAGCGCATCAAGGAAGAATTACGGGAAGGAAAATCCCTCTATAAGTCCATTTCGGAAGGGTTTAACCGCGCCTTTAGCAGCATTTTGGATAGCAACATCACCACCCTCTTGGTCTGTGGCGTGCTCTTCTGGCTGGGGATTGGCTTGGTGAAAGGGTTTGCGGTGACCCTTGGCATTGGTATCTTGGTTAGTTTCTTTACGGCCCTGACCTGTACCCGTACCTTGCTTTTGGCAGCAATGGGGATCCCGAGTTTGCGCAAACCTCAGTTTTATGGTGTTCGGATGGAGGTGTCCCAATCATGACCACTCAGGAGATATCCCCGACAGATCCAACGCTGCAAGTCCCCCATCAACTGAATTATCGCTTCGATATTGTCAAGCGCAGCAAGCTGTGGTTCACTCTCTCGTTGGCGGTGTTGGTGGTGGGTCTGACCAGCATGGCCTTTTGTTTGGCCTCTTTCGGTACACCGCTGCGCTTGGGGTTGGATTTTTCCGGGGGCACGTTGCTAGACCTAAGCTTTGAGCAACCCGTCACCACAGAGGAGCTGCGTCAAGCCCTCCAAGAGCACAACCTGGGCAGTAGTGTCATTCAACTGGATACCAGTACCAGCCAAGAAGCCTTGATCCGGATGCCACCCCTTTCCGAGGAGGAACGGTTGGCGGTGGAAGCCA
Proteins encoded in this region:
- the secD gene encoding protein translocase subunit SecD; this encodes MVKSSGSLLNRLAFLRGLILILAVVVAFVYLGFSREVRLGLDLKGGTQLTLQALPTEEVTEITSEVMQGVEAVIQQRINGLGVAEPLVQISGQDRLFVQLPGVADPDRAIALLGDTAQLEFRKGLVPANTLPRNELGEVTAGEDPDALFEHVGLTGDLLRNAYPQAPRRGSQNWEVLLEFKPEGAEKFTQLTRDLAGTGRPIGIFLDDVLISAPVVGAEFARTGITGGTAVITGNFSVETANDLAVKLKAGALPARIQVIENRTVGATLGEVSVRQSLYAGIGGIVLVFIFMVAYYRLPGLIADVALLIYALCTFALFQLLGVTMTLPGIAGFILSIGMAVDANVLIFERIKEELREGKSLYKSISEGFNRAFSSILDSNITTLLVCGVLFWLGIGLVKGFAVTLGIGILVSFFTALTCTRTLLLAAMGIPSLRKPQFYGVRMEVSQS